A part of Bombus huntii isolate Logan2020A chromosome 16, iyBomHunt1.1, whole genome shotgun sequence genomic DNA contains:
- the LOC126874431 gene encoding uncharacterized protein LOC126874431, which produces MKFAIFALVVVSCLIAVVRSAEEEYDYEEEPAAPVTPAPARSNSGRLGGLLSSRGRVNVGRKSSAPAQSTTAKAVEQPVEVEEEGDEEFDDNQDQQEEIPTTTTESSKKVRGGVRPFRSNQDLLAALKRRRAQVGPSHRETSGTQAASESTTPKSKATTHSRSKSSASGANEAKSSGRGRFGGSRGSKPLQEEVEETQREEVQVKPKPYRRG; this is translated from the exons ATTGGTGGTGGTCAGCTGTCTGATAGCCGTGGTCAGATCAGCGGAAGAGGAATACGATTACGAGGAAGAGCCGGCAGCTCCGGTGACCCCTGCACCGGCTAGATCGAATTCTGGTCGACTGGGTGGACTATTATCTTCGCGAGGACGAGTAAACGTTGGAAGGAAATCGTCAGCGCCG GCGCAATCGACCACCGCCAAAGCCGTCGAGCAGCCGGTGGAAGTGGAGGAAGAGGGCGACGAGGAATTCGACGATAATCAAGATCAGCAGGAAGAAATTCCCACCACGACCACCGAATCCTCGAAGAAAGTTCGCGGCGGTGTCAGACCTTTCAG GTCGAACCAGGATCTCTTAGCCGCGTTAAAGAGAAGAAGAGCTCAAGTGGGACCCTCGCACCGAGAAACGTCCGGTACGCAAGCCGCCTCGGAATCGACAACACCAAAATCCAA AGCGACCACGCACAGCCGCAGCAAAAGCAGCGCCAGCGGTGCGAACGAAGCGAAATCATCGGGACGCGGCAGGTTCGGAGGATCCAGGGGAAGCAAACCTTTGCAAGAAGAGGTGGAGGAAACCCAACGAGAGGAGGTGCAAGTGAAACCGAAACCTTATCGCAGAGGATAA